In Cydia splendana chromosome 25, ilCydSple1.2, whole genome shotgun sequence, a single genomic region encodes these proteins:
- the LOC134803011 gene encoding coiled-coil domain-containing protein 13: MNKGKLISASHVASAKSPAKSDKLGELASKIDETDEMKLKMLAALNSPDPDDVLYPPELNAHLIEQLKAMTCENNELRKLVFSKDTEIKELNKTVVDLNQRIRDIISGTGPAISSKSAGIISAKIADLCKQNRHLVAELEGYKTKNSALERKILQLDILSKENEKLHVCLCKEEPVDINPDELKDLNNKLAVVNKKLYESKNRNLELKNEILLATKILQQELGDKFTSIKELQNEMAGWKGRAQQILLLQKRINELEEKLNGKHKDVTEAQKKDQSNVIREIEMKRKKDVDQAMKDLESLKKENQELKKKLDGARCRVRNLECDSTAIRQKMQTFIEKSNHDDLLINEQRNQIKNLELYYQEILKENTTKLNKMNGEIEEYKKITKNTEAKIDALRKQSTEKAAKIEELRVQLLRYEECSLQSVFFTPMKTATDNEIKKLSELVITLNDRLTEERRKWEELEADNRKLRVKKRKLEKKVNMMELELKGYRDTRKGSRASKISLKNETISEMLAGAPPVSKKPSTTLSATDKVSESTIYETGTNEEYELLDKDELKYKLELADEKLKIMEDKLKMIEEEKQEDCNNLTEMIQTSKQLFNEALAVLQKEKCVCS; this comes from the exons ATGAATAAAGGAAAACTTATTTCGGCATCTCATGTAGCAAGCGCCAAATCGCCCGCAAAGAGCGATAAATTAGGAGAGTTGGCGAGTAAAATAGATGAAACTGATGAGATGAAACTGAAAATGTTGGCTGCGTTAAACAGTCCAGATCCTGATGATGTATTGTATCCGCCTGAGTTAAACGCACACCTTATTGAACAGCTAAAG GCGATGACATGTGAGAATAACGAGCTTCGAAAGCTAGTGTTTTCAAAAGACACCGAAATCAAAGAACTAAATAAAACTGTCGTGGATCTCAATCAGCGTATCCGGGATATCATATCTGGCACTGGGCCCGCCATCTCGTCTAAATCAGCCGGAATTATCAGTGCAAAAATCGCTGACTTGTGCAAACAGAACCGTCATCTTGTAGCCGAATTGGAAGG GTATAAAACCAAAAACTCTGCTCTAGAAAGAAAAATACTGCAATTGGATATACTCAGCAAAGAAAACGAAAAACTTCATGTTTGTCTTTGCAAAGAGGAACCCGTAGATATCAATCCTGATGAGTTGAAGGACTTAAATAATAAACTCGCTGTTGTCAACAAAAAACTATACGAAAGCAAGAACAGAAATCTTgaattgaaaaatgaaatattactCGCTACTAAGATACTGCAGCAG gAGTTGGGTGACAAGTTCACGAGTATTAAAGAGCTGCAGAACGAGATGGCCGGATGGAAAGGAAGAGCGCAGCAGATTCTCCTGTTGCAAAAACGGATTAATGAATTGGAAGAGAAATTGAATGGCAAACATAAGGACGTAACTGAAGCTCAGAAGAAGGATCAAAGTAAT GTCATACGAGAAATAGAGATGAAACGAAAGAAAGATGTTGACCAAGCAATGAAAGATCTCGAGAGTCTTAAAAAAGAGAATCAAGAGTTGAAGAAGAAATTGGATGGAGCGCGGTGCAGAGTGCGAAACTTGGAATGTGACTCCACAGCTATTCGGCAGAAGATGCAGACGTTTATTGAAAAGAGCAATCATGACGATTTGCTCATTAACGAACAGAGA aatCAAATTAAGAATCTGGAATTGTACTACCAGGaaatattaaaagaaaataCTACAAAACTTAACAAAATGAATGGTGAAATcgaagaatataaaaaaattaccaaaaataCCGAAGCCAAAATAGATGCTCTTAGAAAACAATCGACAGAGAAAGCTgccaaaattgaagaactacgTGTTCAACTACTGCGTTACGAAGAGTGTTCCCTCCAAAGTGTATTCTTCACACCAATGAAAACAGCAACTGATAATGAAATCAAAAAGCTGTCAGAACTAGTGATAACTTTAAACGATAGATTAACAGAGGAGAGACGTAAATGGGAGGAACTTGAAGCAGATAATAGAAAATTGAGGGTTAAAAAACGAAAGTTAGAAAAAAAAGTCAATATGATGGAATTAGAATTAAAAGGTTACAGAGATACAAGGAAGGGCTCTCGTGCATCAAAGATTTCTTTGAAGAATGAAACAATCTCTGAAATGTTAGCAGGAGCTCCTCCTGTTTCCAAGAAACCATCTACGACTTTATCTGCAACAGACAAAGTTAGTGAAAGTACAATTTATGAAACCGGGACAAATGAAGAATATGAACTTCTTGATAAAGATGAATTGAAATATAAATTGGAACTTGCTGATGAAAAATTAAAGATTATGGAAGACAAATTAAAAATGATCGAAGAAGAAAAACAAGAGGATTGCAATAATTTGACTGAAATGATTCAAACGTCTAAGCAATTATTTAATGAAGCTTTGGCGGTATTACAGAAGGAGAAATGTGTATGTTCGTAA